One Pseudanabaena sp. FACHB-2040 genomic window carries:
- a CDS encoding AraC family transcriptional regulator, with translation MQNLEPRLVQLERSDAWQQVLPLPPVMSSQQAGWKGIHFEYHRQPIHATPDYAFPVHIISIGLSYESTEFKANRRVYKQFWPGNVAINPAHESLSTEAYGNAEFMLMSLHPDLLALVTDRNLGVEQIELTPQVLGRDPLIYHMGLELKRELEFAGSDSQLYAESMATALATHLIRRYATRNAIIKEYSGGLSPYKLKTAIAYIQDNLDQSLSLGEIAAVVQMSPHYFAGLFKQSIGVAPYQYVTQCRIERAKQLLSRPELAIVEVCHRVGFQNQSHFTKVFREHTSVTPKAYRNSL, from the coding sequence ATGCAAAACCTTGAACCTCGGCTCGTTCAGCTTGAGCGATCAGACGCTTGGCAGCAGGTTTTACCATTACCGCCTGTCATGTCTAGCCAGCAGGCCGGATGGAAGGGAATTCATTTTGAATATCATCGCCAGCCCATTCATGCAACTCCCGACTATGCCTTTCCGGTGCACATCATAAGTATTGGGTTGAGCTACGAGTCAACTGAGTTTAAGGCAAATCGTCGAGTCTACAAACAGTTCTGGCCAGGTAATGTTGCCATTAATCCCGCGCACGAAAGCTTAAGTACCGAAGCGTATGGCAATGCGGAATTTATGTTGATGTCGCTTCATCCAGATTTACTGGCACTGGTAACAGACAGAAATTTGGGCGTAGAGCAAATTGAACTCACACCACAAGTCTTGGGACGAGATCCGCTGATCTATCACATGGGACTAGAGCTTAAACGAGAACTTGAATTTGCAGGCAGCGATAGTCAGCTTTATGCAGAATCGATGGCAACAGCTTTAGCAACGCACTTGATTAGACGATATGCAACCCGAAACGCAATTATCAAAGAGTATTCAGGTGGGCTATCTCCTTACAAACTCAAAACTGCGATCGCATATATCCAAGACAATCTTGATCAGTCGCTGAGTTTAGGGGAGATTGCAGCCGTCGTGCAAATGAGCCCCCACTATTTTGCTGGTCTGTTCAAACAGTCGATCGGCGTTGCGCCTTACCAATATGTGACACAATGCCGCATTGAGCGAGCAAAACAATTACTGAGCCGGCCTGAATTGGCGATCGTTGAAGTGTGCCATCGAGTCGGGTTTCAGAACCAGAGCCATTTTACAAAAGTATTTCGTGAGCATACGAGTGTCACACCTAAGGCTTATCGAAACTCACTCTAA
- a CDS encoding class I SAM-dependent methyltransferase produces MYELTKPVGGEYPDVPYFIQHLSRIGGRILEAMVGTGRLLIPLLEAGLDVEGIDASPDMLTACKQNCAVRGLNPVLYEGSIENLDVPGRFSAIVITLGSFMLLGSRTAAIAALRACARHLEPNGQIFIDLELPVDSFKTEHTVKQRQPIQCSDGSVIVMQTSSSIDWIEQVEHTLIRYEKWKDGKLIDTELQHLPLHWFGREEFIMCLREHGYVDVTLCANYKDGLKPRSHDDQLCFSATLA; encoded by the coding sequence GTGTATGAACTGACCAAGCCAGTCGGCGGAGAGTACCCTGATGTTCCTTACTTCATTCAACATCTTTCCAGAATTGGTGGAAGAATTTTGGAGGCAATGGTTGGGACAGGACGTTTACTAATTCCTTTACTGGAGGCAGGATTAGATGTCGAGGGAATCGACGCATCCCCTGACATGTTGACTGCTTGTAAACAGAACTGTGCAGTAAGAGGCTTAAATCCCGTACTTTATGAGGGTTCAATAGAAAACCTAGATGTCCCGGGTAGGTTCAGTGCAATCGTCATAACTTTAGGGTCATTTATGTTGCTAGGCAGCCGAACAGCTGCGATCGCAGCCTTACGAGCATGTGCTAGACATCTAGAACCTAATGGGCAAATCTTCATTGATCTAGAATTGCCTGTTGACTCCTTCAAGACAGAACATACTGTGAAGCAACGGCAGCCTATCCAATGCTCGGATGGCTCAGTGATTGTGATGCAAACGTCATCCTCGATTGATTGGATAGAGCAAGTTGAACACACGCTCATTCGTTACGAGAAATGGAAAGACGGAAAGTTAATTGACACAGAATTACAGCATCTTCCGTTACATTGGTTTGGGCGGGAAGAATTCATCATGTGTTTGCGAGAGCATGGATACGTTGATGTTACCCTCTGCGCTAATTACAAAGATGGATTAAAACCAAGGTCACATGATGACCAATTGTGTTTTTCAGCCACTCTTGCTTAA